Within the Pseudomonas guangdongensis genome, the region GAGCATTACGGTCTGGCGCCGCTGCTGCTGGCGGATATTTCCGCCAGCCTGATTCCCCTGCTGCTGGCCTTCGCCGGCTTCTGCGTGCTGTTGCAGAAGCTGGTGCTGGCCCAGGCGCGCGGACTGCGCAGCGTCTGGGCTGACCTGCGCGGCCAGTTGCTGCTGGCAGTGCTGTTGCTGGTGGCGGGGTATTTCGTTGGCCCCGGACTGGGCCTGGAGGACGGCGCGTGGCAGCTGTTCTGCTACCTGGCCGTGGCGTCGTGCGGGCTGGTGCTGGTGCTGCAGCCGGTGCCCGGCGAAGCGTCGTGAGCGGGGCGGGCGATGCCGTTGCGGTATCGCCCGTTTTGCGTGGTTTACAGCGAGTGGCGGACGATGTTGGACAGCTGGCGGTTCTGCTTGGCCGCCTTGCGGTAGACCAGCGCCATCTTGCCGATCACCTGGACCAGTTCGCTGCGCGACTGCTTGCACAGTTCGTCGATCAGCGCGCGACGGTCGTCGCGCTCGGTCAGGGCGAATTTGATCTTGATCAGCTCGTGATCGTTGAGCGCGCGATCCAGTTCGGCCAGCACACCCTCGGTCAAACCGTTTTCCGCCACGATCAATACCGGATTCAGATGGTGGCCGATAGATTTGTAGTGTTTCTTCTGCTCGTTGGTGAGCGGCATAATCCGACCCCTGCGTCCGATCCAGTTAAAAAGCGGCGGCTAGTGTACCCGAGAGTCCGCCAGCCGCACAGATGAGGTACCCCGTGGCCCGTACCACTCGATCCAAAAGCAGCCATCGCTGGCTGCGCGAGCACTTCGACGACCCCTATGTGAAGATGGCGCAGAAGGACGGCTACCGTTCGCGCGCCAGTTACAAGCTGCTGGAAATCCAGGAGAAGGACCGCATCCTGCGTCCCGGCATGACCGTGGTCGACCTCGGCGCCGCGCCGGGTGGCTGGTCGCAGGTCACCAGCCGGGTGATCGGCGACAAGGGCCGGCTGATCGCCTCGGACATCCTGCCGATGGACAGCATTCCCGACGTCACCTTCGTGCAGGGCGACTTCACCGACGATACGGTGTTCGAGCAGATCCTCGCCGCCATCGGCGAGCACCCGGTCGACCTTGTGATTTCCGACATGGCCCCCAATATGAGCGGGGTGCGCGAAGCCGACCAGCCGCGCGCCATGTTCCTCTGCGAGCTGGCGCTGGACCTGGCCGGTCGGGTGTTGCGCCCCGGCGGCGACTTCCTGATCAAGATATTCCAGGGCGAGGGCTTCGATGCCTACCTCAAGCAGGTACGCGAGCAGTTCGACAAGGTGCAGATGCGCAAGCCGAGTTCCTCGCGCGACCGTTCGCGCGAGCAGTATCTGCTCGCCCGGGGTTTCCGCGGCGCCTAGACTGCAGTGACAGACCCGCCGTGGCGGGTCAAACGGCGTTACAACCCGCTCTGCCGGCAGGCGGGTGGCTGTAGTAAGTTAGGTCGGTAGAGAACCGGCCGTCATGTGAAGCGGTTTCCAGGCGGGGCCGGTCAGCGAGGGTAGTCAATTGAACGACATGGCAAAGAACCTGATCCTGTGGTTGATCATCGCCGCAGTCCTGGTGACGGTGATGAACAACTTCTCGGCGCGACCCGAGACCAGCAACCTGACCTACTCGGAGTTCATCCAGCAGGTCAAGGAAGGCAAGGTCGAGCGGGTCACCGTCGATGGTTACGTGATCAGCGGTCGGCGCGCCGACGGCAGCACCTTCGATACCGTGCGTCCGGCGATCCAGGACAACGGCCTGATCGGCGATCTGATCGACAACAACGTCGCCATCGTCGGCAAGATGCCCGAGCAGCAGAGCATCTGGAGCCAGCTGCTGGTGGCAAGCTTCCCGATCCTGGTGATCATCGCGGTGTTCATGTTCTTCATGCGCCAGATGCAGGGCGGCGGCGGCGGGCGCGGCGGGCCGATGAGCTTCGGCAAGAGCAAGGCGCGCCTGCTCTCCGAGGATCAGGTGAAGACCACCCTGGCCGACGTCGCCGGTTGCGACGAGGCCAAGGAAGAGGTCGGCGAACTGGTCGAATTCCTCCGCGATCCGGGCAAGTTCCAGCGCCTTGGTGGGCGCATCCCGCGCGGCGTGCTGATGGTGGGGCCGCCCGGCACTGGTAAGACTCTGCTGGCCAAGGCCATCGCCGGCGAGGCCAAGGTGCCGTTCTTCACCATCTCCGGTTCCGATTTCGTCGAGATGTTCGTCGGCGTCGGCGCCTCGCGCGTGCGCGACATGTTCGAGCAGGCCAAGAAGCATGCGCCCTGCATCATCTTCATCGACGAGATCGACGCGGTCGGCCGCCATCGCGGCGCCGGCCTCGGCGGCGGTCACGACGAGCGCGAGCAGACTCTCAACCAGCTGCTGGTGGAGATGGACGGCTTCGAGATGAACGATGGCATCATCGTCATCGCCGCCACTAACCGCCCGGACGTGCTCGACCCGGCGCTGCTGCGCCCGGGCCGCTTCGACCGCCAGGTGGTGGTCGGCCTGCCGGACGTGCGCGGTCGCGAACAGATCCTCAAGGTGCACATGCGCAAGGTGCCGTTGGGCGACGACGTCGAGCCTTCGGTGATCGCCCGCGGCACACCCGGCTTCTCCGGCGCCGACCTGGCCAACCTGGTCAACGAGGCGTCGCTGTTCGCCGCGCGTAACGGCAAGCGCTTGGTGGAGATGAAGGAGTTCGAGCTGGCCAAGGACAAGATCATGATGGGTGCCGAGCGCCGCTCGATGGTCATGACCGAGGACGAGAAGCT harbors:
- the yhbY gene encoding ribosome assembly RNA-binding protein YhbY; this translates as MPLTNEQKKHYKSIGHHLNPVLIVAENGLTEGVLAELDRALNDHELIKIKFALTERDDRRALIDELCKQSRSELVQVIGKMALVYRKAAKQNRQLSNIVRHSL
- a CDS encoding DUF4149 domain-containing protein; this translates as MSKFVTSEPAGSRGTPRAGAITWRLAQTFWVGGLWLLYFVLLPALEHYGLAPLLLADISASLIPLLLAFAGFCVLLQKLVLAQARGLRSVWADLRGQLLLAVLLLVAGYFVGPGLGLEDGAWQLFCYLAVASCGLVLVLQPVPGEAS
- the rlmE gene encoding 23S rRNA (uridine(2552)-2'-O)-methyltransferase RlmE, translated to MARTTRSKSSHRWLREHFDDPYVKMAQKDGYRSRASYKLLEIQEKDRILRPGMTVVDLGAAPGGWSQVTSRVIGDKGRLIASDILPMDSIPDVTFVQGDFTDDTVFEQILAAIGEHPVDLVISDMAPNMSGVREADQPRAMFLCELALDLAGRVLRPGGDFLIKIFQGEGFDAYLKQVREQFDKVQMRKPSSSRDRSREQYLLARGFRGA
- the ftsH gene encoding ATP-dependent zinc metalloprotease FtsH codes for the protein MNDMAKNLILWLIIAAVLVTVMNNFSARPETSNLTYSEFIQQVKEGKVERVTVDGYVISGRRADGSTFDTVRPAIQDNGLIGDLIDNNVAIVGKMPEQQSIWSQLLVASFPILVIIAVFMFFMRQMQGGGGGRGGPMSFGKSKARLLSEDQVKTTLADVAGCDEAKEEVGELVEFLRDPGKFQRLGGRIPRGVLMVGPPGTGKTLLAKAIAGEAKVPFFTISGSDFVEMFVGVGASRVRDMFEQAKKHAPCIIFIDEIDAVGRHRGAGLGGGHDEREQTLNQLLVEMDGFEMNDGIIVIAATNRPDVLDPALLRPGRFDRQVVVGLPDVRGREQILKVHMRKVPLGDDVEPSVIARGTPGFSGADLANLVNEASLFAARNGKRLVEMKEFELAKDKIMMGAERRSMVMTEDEKLMTAYHESGHAILGCLFPSDPVHKVTIIPRGRALGVTISLPERDHHGYSRIWLHNKLKMIFGGRIAEEIIFGHDKVTNGATGDIGQASRIARTMVTQWGMSDKLGFLSYAEEEGEVFLGRSSGRGSSVSEETARLIDDEVRAVIDGNYAQAEQALRDNLDKLHAMAQALMKFETIDAEQVADIMEGREPREPKGWNDSGNGASGSGAAPREERDGRDEKPIGGPAGEH